In Aquamicrobium sp., a single genomic region encodes these proteins:
- a CDS encoding ABC transporter substrate-binding protein produces MRTFDRLIKKHIVALSIFSAASAICAPTVASAQQAVHFMMDFLPSGEYAAYYSGWTKGFWKEEGIDITISRGYGSSDTVSKIANGAADFGVGDIGAVLTARSRAGAPVKAISALYTYSPHSFFVLESSGIDTLNDLEGKRLGITPGNSHRIYFPEVAQRIGFPEDSVTWVNVDATAMGTLLIQKQIDAAPLYSMHYYYNNKAAQSAGESIKVLPYVETGFKIYSNAVFASDSTIASRKEVVEAFLRGLQKSLNWAKDNQEEACKLHIEHVPGLPLDDCMGSLSVMLEHVFNEDSERDGLGRFNPDQLAFTYETVAKAQDLDPAWDPQQALDTGMLPPR; encoded by the coding sequence ATGCGTACGTTCGACAGGCTGATAAAGAAGCATATCGTGGCGCTTTCGATCTTTTCGGCGGCGTCCGCCATCTGTGCCCCCACCGTGGCCTCGGCGCAGCAGGCCGTCCACTTCATGATGGACTTCCTGCCGTCGGGCGAATACGCGGCCTACTATTCCGGCTGGACCAAGGGCTTCTGGAAGGAAGAGGGCATCGACATCACCATCAGCCGCGGCTACGGCAGCAGCGATACCGTCTCGAAGATCGCCAACGGCGCGGCCGATTTCGGCGTCGGCGACATCGGCGCGGTGCTGACGGCGCGCTCGCGGGCCGGCGCGCCGGTCAAGGCGATCAGCGCCCTCTACACCTATTCGCCCCATTCCTTCTTCGTGCTCGAAAGCTCGGGCATCGACACGCTGAACGATCTGGAGGGCAAGCGCCTCGGCATCACGCCGGGCAACAGCCACCGCATCTACTTCCCCGAGGTCGCGCAGCGCATCGGCTTTCCCGAGGATTCGGTGACCTGGGTCAATGTCGACGCGACCGCGATGGGCACGCTGCTGATCCAGAAGCAGATCGACGCCGCGCCGCTCTACTCGATGCACTATTACTACAACAACAAGGCGGCGCAGAGCGCGGGCGAGTCGATCAAGGTCCTGCCCTACGTCGAGACCGGCTTCAAGATCTACTCGAACGCCGTCTTCGCCTCCGACAGCACCATCGCCAGCCGCAAGGAGGTCGTCGAGGCGTTCCTGCGCGGGCTCCAGAAGTCGCTCAACTGGGCGAAGGACAACCAAGAAGAGGCGTGCAAGCTGCATATCGAGCACGTTCCGGGCCTGCCGCTCGACGACTGCATGGGCTCGCTCTCGGTGATGCTCGAGCACGTCTTCAACGAGGATTCCGAGCGCGACGGGCTCGGCCGCTTCAATCCCGACCAGCTCGCCTTCACCTACGAGACCGTGGCCAAGGCGCAGGACCTCGACCCGGCGTGGGACCCGCAGCAGGCGCTGGACACCGGCATGCTGCCGCCGCGCTGA